ATTACCTTCACGCGGGAGCTATTCAGCAACATCCCACAGATGGTGAGCTGATGTCCTGCTGCCTGCGACGCGTGCACATCTGATGTTCGAGATTACCTTCACTCAGTTGCACGGCTGGCTGACGGCCTTTCTGTGGCCCTTCTTTCGCATCACAGCACTGATGCTCGCCTCACCACTCTGGGGGCACAGCGCGGTGCCCAAGCAAGTCAAGATCGCGCTGGCAGGCGCCATCACTGTGTTGATCGCGCCCGTATTACCTGCCATGCCCGAGATACCGATCATGTCCTGGGCAGGGGTCGGACTGATCATGGAGCAACTGGTTATCGGCATCGCCATGGGCATCCTGCTGCATGTGATGCTGGCTGTGGTCATGGCCAGTGGCGAATATATCGGTCTGCAGATGGGACTGGGCTTCGCCACCTTCTTCGACCCGGGAACCAGTGCCAACATGGTGGTGGTATCACGCTTTCTGTACATGATAACCCTGCTGCTGTTTGTGGCACTCAATGGCCACTTGATCGTACTGGAAATCCTCATCTCCAGCTTTACCACCCTGCCGATCGGCATCCAGCGCTTCAATCCCGAAGCCTTCATCATGCTGGCCCGCTACGCCAGCATCATTTTCGCGACCGGGTTGCTGCTCGCCCTGCCGCTGGTATGTTCACTGCTGATCATCAATCTGGCGCTGGGCATCCTCAACCGCGCAGCACCGCAATTGACGGTGTTCAATATTGGCTTTCCTGCCTCATTGACGGCAGGTCTTGCGCTGTTGATGGTATTGATGACCGACCTCGGCAGCATGCTGCAGCAACACTTTCAACATGCGCTGGCGGCGCTGCAATACCTGGTGGAAAGCATGGCACCGCTCGGCTGAACGGCATGGCCAGTACCGCACAAAGATTTACCAAAACCACAATAACCTGCAACAGAACGACAATATCAAGGTCTATTGTCCATGCCAGAATAGGCGTGGCTGAAATGGACAAGTTTCTCCCACGCGGCTACCCGCATGACTGATACCATCCGCACGCTTGCTCCGTGACGGGCTGGCATATCTCTGCTGTTCTGAAGAATGGCTCTGCTGGCGACGCCCGCGTTCGATAGTTGTGATTGCAGCATGCCAGCCAGCGCTGAACACTTCCTGTTTTGCGTGTCTCTCGTCAGGCGCGCGCGCTACTCGCCAGACACAAGAAAGGTCTATCTGTATGAGTCTGACATACCGCTCCCGCGAAGGATCACTGCAAGACACCCGGTCCGAGCTCGAAGACGCGCTGGGCTGCCACTTCCGCGCCCATGCCTGCCAGTTCCACAGCAACGGTTACTACAGCTGGCACAATGACTTCAATGACGAAGTGCTGGTGCTCTACGAGACCCTGGACATCACCGGCGCAGGGCAGAACACCATCATGCTGAATATCTACGACACTGAGCGCCAGCGCGATCTACATGACATCATCACCAACCAGACTTCACTGGTCGCGCTCGCCAGGGATCATTACCGAGCACAACCGGAAGAAACACTCCAGGCATTCGAAGCAGCGCTATTCTGAGCGTCATCCCTGCGTTAAAGGCAGCCACAACCACAGCCCTACCAGCGCAGAAAGCAGTACCGGCGGGGTCAGTACCAGCCCAACCTTCATGTACTGCCCCCAACTGATCCGAGTGCCCTTGTTGGCCAGCACATGCAGCCACAACAACGTGGCGAGGCTGCCAATCGGCGTAAATTTGGGCCCCAGGTCGTTACCGATGACATTGGCGTAGATCATCAGTTCGCGAGTTGTTTCCGATACCTGCGCATGGTCGATGGCCAGCGCACCCACCAGCGTCGATGGCATATTGTTCATCACCGACGCCAACAGCGCTGACAACACGCCAGTACCCAATGTCGCCACCAACTGCCCCTGCTTGCCCAGCCAGGTAAGTACCGCACTGGCATCGGCGGTCAACCAGGCGTTACCCAGTCCGTAGACCACCAGATACATACCCACCGAGAACAGCACGATCTGCCAGGGTGCATCACGAATCACGCGACGCATGGAGATCACCGTGCTGCCACCGCCGCGCCACCAACGTCCGGCAATGCTGGCCAGTACCAACGCCGCCAGCCCGGTGACGACCGCTACCGGCACTCCCAGGGGGGCAGTGACGAAGAACGCCACCAGCAGAACCCCCAGCAGAGGAAAGGCCGCACGAAAGACCAACGGATCACGTACCGCCTGCGCCGGATCTTCCAGACGCTCGAGTTCATAGTGCTCGGGTAGATCACCCCGGAACATCAGCCACAGCACCACCAGGGTCGCGCTCAGCGAAATCAGATTGACCGGTACCATCACCAGCGCATAGCGATTGAAGGACACATCAAAGAAGTTGGCACTGACGATGTTGACCAGGTTGGAGATGATCAACGGCAGACTGGTGGTATCGGCGACAAAACCGGTGGCGATGATGAATGCCAGGGCCGCCGCCGGTGAGAACTGCAGGCGCAGCAGAATCGCCATCACGATTGGCGTCAGCAACAGCGCCGCACCATCGTTGGCGAAGAAGGCCGCGATCACCGCCCCCAACAGGATTACCAACGGGAACAACCGGCGCCCACTGCCACCCCCCCAGCGGGCAACGTGCAGTGCCGCCCAGGCAAAGAATCCCGCTTCATCCAGAATCAGCGAGATGATGATCAGCGCCACAAAGGTGAAGGTGGCATCCCAGACGATATCCCATACCACCACCACGTCGGCCAGATTTACGACGCCGGCCAGCAGAGCCAGTGCCGCGCCCGCCAGAGCACTGGTGCCGATACCCAACCCTCGGGGCTGCCAGATCACCAGAGTCAGAGTCACTACGAAGATGGCCAACGCCAGCATGAATCCTGCTCCTGTGCTGCTCGAAAACGAGCGTGACGTGATTGAACGACGTCACCGGGCCAGTAAGCGCCCGGTGCGGCTCCACGAGACATTGAGTCGCGCTTCAGTGAGTGGTCTGGTTGACCCGCTTCGACACCTCTTCCGCGCTCTCGACACGCTCGGAGTAACGCTGGGTCAGGTAGTCACTGCGCTGCCGATTGAGCCAGGTGAACTTCATCAGCTCCTCACAGACATCCACCACACGCAGGTAAAGCGGCGACAGACGCATGCGTCCAGCTTCATCGAATTCGTTGAAAGCCTTCGGCACCGACGATTGATTGGGGATGGTCAGCATACGCATCCAGCGTCCCAGCAAGCGCATCTGGTTGACCGTATTGAAGCTCTGGCTGCCGCCGCAGACCTGCATCAATGCCAATGTCTTGCCCTGAGTCGGGCGCACGCCGCCCATCGACAACGGCAACCAGTCGATCTGCGCCTTCATTACCGAAGTCATTGCCCCGTGGCGTTCCGGGCTGACCCACATCATACCCTCGGACCAGTTGGCCAGGTCACGCAACTCGCGGACCTTGGGGTGATCACCATTCACCGCATCAGGCAACGGCAGATCATGCGGTGAGAAGCTGCGTACCTCGGCGCCGAAAGCCGTCAGCAGACGCATGGCCTCTTCCGCCAGCAGACGGGAATAGGAGCGCTCACGCAGCGACCCGTAAAGCACCAGAATCCTTGGTGGATGACGCTCCACACCCGGTGCGACCAGTCGGTCAACATCAATCCCACGCCACTGTTCCGGATCGATATTGGGCAAGTCCTGTAGCGATGGAACAACACTCATGAGTTCACCTCCGATACCACGACCTTGTCACCGTCTTCCTTGACGAAATGCGTCACCGGGTTGACCAGCAGTGCCAGCACCTTCTCCGACGGACGACACAGTGCCGTGCCCCGCTCGCTGACCACGATCGGCCGGTTGATCAGGATCGGGTGTTCGATCATCGCATCCACCAGCGCATCGTCATCGAGTGACGGATCATCGAGACCCAGCTCATCGAAGGGTGTGCCCTTACGCCTCAACAGCTCGCGAGGGCTGATTCCCATCGCAGCGATCAACTGGCAGAGCCGCTCGCGACTCGGCGGTGTGCGCAGATATTCGATCACTTCGGGCTGTTCGCCCGAGGCCTTGAGCATGGCCAGCGTATTGCGTGAGGTTCCGCACTCGGGGTTGTGGTAGATCTGGATCATCGGTCACTTGTCCTCTGTCACTTGTCCTCGATCGGGCAGCATGTTGGTTCGAGTGCCGCCAGCAATGGATCGCAGACCTCGGCATTTCCGGCACAGCAGTCACGCACCAGGAACTGCACGGTGGCTACCATATGGGCAAGATTGGCCCGGTAGATCACCGAGCGGCTCTCGCGGCGCTGAATCACCAGACCAGCGCGACTGAGTACGGCCAGATGCGCCGACATGGTGTTGTTCGGCACCTGCATGCGGCGCGCGACCTCGCCCGCGGCCAATCCCTGCGGTTCATGACGCACCAGCAGACGAAAGGCATCGAGTCGCGTCGCCTGAGAAAGCGCAGCGAAGGTATCGAGGGTGGCTTGATCGGCTGGGATTGCCATATCTTCATGTTTTTCCATAATTCCAGAATCATGGAAATAATAGACGAAGTCAAGACGTAAAAATCCAAATGACAGACCAGGCTTCAACCTCAGGCCATGTCACAAGGAGCTATGTCAAAAGGAGCTATGTCAAAAGGAGCTATGTCAAAAGGAGCTATGTCAAAAGGAGCTATGTCAAAAGTCAGCGAGCGATTGTCAGATGCGTTTCAGGCAAGGCCTAGCCGTTACAGGCACAGCCTGGCCCCTTGTGACAGGTGTAGCTGCGATTGATACAGGAATTGCCACAGGCCTTTCCCGTTCGGCATACACGACAACAGCCCTGGGCCAGCAACAGATCACCGGAACCAGGCTCGAAACTCCGAAAGTAACTCCCACACTCGGTGAGTGGCTGCTCATCAAGCGCAGCGGCCACCGCCACTCTCTGTGGCAAATCTCCTTCCGAGCCTGTGACAAAGTCATGTGCACAGCCAGTCACCGCCAGCATGACCAGCAGACTGAAGATCAGACGAAGTATCAAGGAATTGAAATGCATGTATTTCCTGTGCCCATTGCTGCCTTGCCGAAACAGACCCCAAAGCCTGATGCCTAGAGATAATTGAACAGCGACATATCGCGAATGCCGATAAATGCCTGTTGAGCCGCTTGCATCCCCACCTGACGCAGACTGTATTCGGCGATCGCCTGGTTGTAGTCGAGGTCGACCAGGTTGGACATGGTCTGGGAGTAGTTGAGCTCGCGATTGCTGCTCACCGAATCGATGACATCCAGCTCGTTAAGGCGCGCACCCACCGAAGCACGGGTGGTCAGCACGTTATCGAGGCTGGCATCGAACTCACGCATCACGCTGCTCAGGGTGTTCTTCAACGCGGCCTGTTCGGTGGGTGTCTCGGCAGGATTTTCCAATACTGCCAAGGCCTTCTCGAACGAGTGGAACAGATTGGTATTCATCTCACGGGCAGGGGCATAAGTAATGCTGTCGCCGTTGGCAGGCTCGCCTTGCAGTTCGAGTCGCAGGCCCCCCACTTCAACGCTCGTGCCTTCGACGTCATAAGGCTGATCATCGACTCCCGCGCTTTGCCAGCTGCCATCCTCTGCCTGTTGTTTGACGCTATAAGTCGGATTGCCATCGGTATCCTCGCCGAAGACCACCTGATAACGCTGTCCGAAGCCGGGGTCGCTATTGTCGACGACCTGAGGTCCCTTGAAGGTCACGCTGCCGCTGTTGTCACCCAGCACAGTGCCATCAGCATCGACATTGCCCTGCTGCGCCACATAACCCGCGCCAGCCGGTACCGAGAGAAAAATATCCCTACCGCTGTCGCCCACCGGCATCTCACGTGAGGCGTCGACACGCTGATGGCGTACGCGATCATCCCCCTGGTAGGTCATCCCATTGCCGGTGTCGACGAAGGGTTCGCTGCTGTCCTGATAGCCGCCGAACAGATAGCGACCATTGCCGTCGGTGGCATTGGCCTGACCGATCACGGTCTCGTAGATACCGCGCAGCTCGCTGGCCACCGATTGGCGGTCGGCATCGCTCAGCGTGCCGTTGGATGCCTGTACCATCAGCGCCTTGGCACTGGAGATGGCGTCATTGATGCTGTTGAGCACGCTCTCTTCCTGAGAGAGCGCATTACGCGCCGAGACACGTGCATCGGCAAACTGCTCGGTCACCGCCTGGGCCTGACCCACTGCCACCGCGCGGGACGCTGCCTGAGGGTCATCGGATGGCGACACCACTCGACGCCCCGAAGCCAGTTGCTGACTGAGATGCATGAAGTCCGCCTGCTGGCGGTTCAGAGAGCCCACGCTCTGCTGAAAGATAGTGACGGTACTGATACGCATGGTCATGTTCTCCGCAATCAGGCACGCAGTCCAAGGATGGTGTCGACCACCGAGGTCGCGGTATCAATGACCTTGGCATTGGCCTGGTAGTACTGCTGGTAACGAATCAGGTTGGCGGCTTCCTCATCGAGATTGACGCCCGATTCGGACTGCTGCACGGCGCTGAGCTGATCGCTCAGGCCTTGCTGCGCGGCGAGGTTGACCTTGACGATATTGGTGCGGTTACCGACATCACTGACCAGCGAGGCATAGCTCTGGTTGAAGGTGGCATTACCACCGACCAACAACTGGTCCTGCAACTTCTGCATCGCCAACGCGTTCTCGTTGTCACCGCTGCCGTTGCCGAGTCCCGCAGCAATCTCATCGGTGTCACTGATCGCACTATCGAAGCTCCCTGCACCACGGCGTACCGGCTGGACCTCGAAACGATCACCGTTCTCCAGCGCAGCGGTATCAGAGAAGGTCAGGGTCATACCACCGAAGCTCAGTTCACCGCTGGCCTCGTCAAAGCTCACGTCACTGGCGTCGAGCACTGCACCGGAGTCCATGCGGGAAATCTCGAGAGTCGGCGGCGTGCTGTCGGCGTCGGTGACCTTGATGGTGTAATCGGTGGCCTTGAGGTCGGCGATATTGTCGGTATCGAATGCGGCGCTCAGCGTTGCACCACCCTGGTTGCCATCATTGGTGAGTACCTGCGGGTTACCGATTTCGAAGAAGGTACCGCCGGGCTCACCATCGAGGTTGGTGCCCTGCGCATGTTGCTCGTTGAAGGAAACCGCCAGCGACACCGCCAATTGGCCGATCTGGTTCTGGGTGCGATCGAGAGTCTCGCTGCGGAACTGCATCAGCCCGCCGAGACTACCGCCGGCAATGGCATCTTCGTTCAAGACCCGCAGACCGCCACCGGGATCACTGTAGCCAACCACCATCCGCTGCGGATCACTGGGCGAAGACACTGCCTCAAGGCGGTAGGACTGGGTACCGGAAACCAGCGGCTGACCACCGGGCAGGCTGAGCTGATAGGACTTGCCGTCCTGCACGGTCAGTTCCACATCGAGCCGCTGACTCAATTCACTTACCAGTTGGTCGCGCTGGTCGAGCAGTGCGTTGGGCGCTTCACCACTCTTCGCCCGCGCCAGCGAAATCTCGCGATTCAGCGAGGCCAACTGTTCAGCGGTGTTGTTGATCTGGGTGACTTCGTCGTGGATCTGGCCATTGATGCCTTCCTGCATGTCCTGCAGATAGCCATCGAAGGCACGGAACTGAGCCGAAAGGGTATCGGAGGCACCGATCACCCCCTGACGCGCAGCAGGGTCCGACGGTGATCCGGCGAGATCTTCCAGCGACGAGAAGAAGTTCTGCATCAAAGGGGCGAGCCCGGCATCCTGGTCAGCCAACAGGCTATCGATCTGATTGATCTGGATCTGGTAAGCCTCCAACGCAGATGTCGAGCTGGTCGCCGCATTGAGCTGGTCGGCGACATAGCGGTTGAACTGCCGCTGGATATCATCGACCTGAACCCCTGACGTCTCGGCACTGCCCTGGCCAACCACCGCAATCTGGCGATTGTAGCCCGGTGTGTAGACATTGCTGATGTTGCTGCTGGTGGTGCTCAGGGCATTCTGTGCCGCATTGAGGCCACTCAGGCCGATGGAAAACATGCTCATGCGAGGATTCCTTTCACAGTTGATTCTGTTATCGGCCAGAGAGGCAGGATCTTTAGCGGCGTTGCAGCGGCGAGCGGCGAACAGAAGCTCGAAGCCAAAACTCTAGAAAATCGCTGTCGGATCAACCGTATCGACACGGGCTACCAGTTCGCTCTCCACCGCCGTAGATGATTGCTGGCGGGCAACGGCCGTGGCGCTGTCTTCCACCGCTCCCGGCAAGGGACCCATGGTGTTCATGACCGCAATCAACTTGGCGGCATAGGCCGGATCAGTGGCATAACCACCGCGCTGCAGCGCCTGAGCGGCAGCACTCGGACTATCTGCCGTGGCAACGCTGGCATAACGCGGGTTATCGCTGATCAAACGTGCGTAATCAGTGAAGGCTTCTTCGAAGGAGCCGTAGACACGGAAATCATCCTGGATACGGTAACGCTGGCCGTCAGCCACTTCGTGGGTGGTGATGCGCGTGGTCGGCCCCTGCCAGCTGGAACCGGCCTTGATGCCGAACAGGTTATAGCTGTTGCCGCCGTTCGCGGTGGCGATCTCACGTCGTCCCCAGCCGGTTTCCAGCGCCGCCTGCGCGAGGATCAACTCGGCCGGGACACCGGAGGTCCGACTGGCTGCTTCCGCGGGTTCGCTCAAACGCGCCACGAATTCGCGTACATGTTGAGGTGCCTCTCCGGCACCGGACCCGGCAATGCGCGCACTGGCCTGCTGCGGGTCGAGATCTTCACTTATCGCGCCCAGTTCATCGAGGAACGAATCCGGCATCGCCACGTCGTCATCGCTAGACACATCCGTGCGCAGTGCATTGTCCAGCGGACGTGGCGTACCGCGGGGAATACCGGCGATCAACTGCTCAATATGCTCGGCTCGGGTACTGGCCTTCGGCGCACCCAACTGCTCCAGCAACTGATCGGCGAGGCCGATGCCACGGCTGGCCATGGTCTGGGACCACTGCTTGTCGAGCAGCGACTGATAGAACTGCGTTTCCCGCGAGTCGGTCAGACCGGCGGATGGTGTCGCCTCACGCATGCTCTTCATCATCATATCGATGAACAGCGCTTCGAACTGGCGAGCCGCTTCCTCAGCGGCCGCCCCTTCGTGGTTGCGAGCGCTGCTCTTGAGCCGCTGCAATCCCTGCATATCGAGGGCAAAACCCGCTTGTCCCGTGGCACCCGAGGCCAGGCTGGCACCACTGAGCGCACTCGCCGACAGGCCACCGCTGAAGCTGTTCGACACACTCATCAGATGACCTCCAATTCCGCGCGCAGCGAGCCTGCAGCCTTGAGTGCCTCGAGAATCGACATCAAGTCATTGGGCGTAGCTCCCAGCGCGTTGAGTGCGTCGACCACATCAAGCAGGCTGGCGCCTTCCACGATGTGCAGCGTTCCCTCGTCCTCGTCGATGGAAATATCCGAGTCCGGCACCACCGTGGTTTCGCCATCACTGAACGGCGCTGGCTGGCTCACACCAAACGCCGTATCGATGACAATCGACAGGCCTCCGTGGGCAACCGCCGCACGTCGCAGTGTGACCGCACCATTGAGCACGATGGAACCGGTACGCGAATTGAGCACCACGCGAGGCGAGGCAGGCATCGGCGATACCTGAACGCTCTCGACCCTCGCCATGAAGTTGACCCTGGAGTTGGCATTGGTCGGGCCATTGAGAGAAATCACACCACCATTCAGTGCTGACGCTACTGGATAGTTGAACTCGGCATTGATGGCATTGACCATGCGCTCCACCGTGCCGAAGTCAGCGGAATCCAGATGCAATTCCAGTACGCCATCACGATCCCCCAGCGACAACGGCACACTCTGCTCAACCATCGCGCCTCCGGCGATGCGGCCGCTGGCCTGATGGCTGGTCTGCACACTGCTGCCGGCAGACTGGGCACTGGCGCCATTGATCAGCAGATTGCCCTGTGCCAGGGCGTAGACGTCGCCGTCGGCGCCCTTGAGCGGCGTCATCAGCAAGGTGCCGCCACGCAGGCTACGTGCGTTACCTACCGAGGACACCACCACATCAAGGCGCTGGCCGGGGCGGGAAAAAGGCGGCATGTCTGCGGTTACCATCACCGCCGCTATGTTGCGCAACTGCATATTGGTGCCCGGCGGTACCGTGATCCCCAACTGCGAGAGCATATTATTGAGGCTCTGGCCGGTGAACGGCGCCTGCATGGTCTGGTCACCAGTGCCGTCCAGGCCGACCACCAGCCCATAGCCGACCAGTTGGTTGTCGCGGACACCAGCGAAGGCGGCCAGATCACGCACCTGCTCGGCCCTGGCCACTGCCGAGAACAGCATCAACGACACCAGCAATACCAGCATGGTAGAGCCGAGTATCAGAAAAGGCTGTCGGTTGATCCGCTTGCGCATGAGGTGCCCCTGACAATCAGAATGGTGAGACATTGAGGAAGAAACGCTGCATCCAGCCCATGTACTGCGCCTCATTGATATAGCCATCACCCACGTACTCGATGCGGGCATCGGCGACCGCCGTCGATGGCACGGTATTCTGAGCGGTGATGGTGCGCGGATTAACGACCCCGCCGAAACGAATGAACTCGGTGCCCTGATTGATGGCAATCTGCTTCTCGCCACGCACGCGCAAGTTGCCGTTATTCATCACCTCGACCACTGACACGGTGATGGTGCCGGTGAAGGTGTTGTTGGCGCGCGACCCGCCGCCGCCCTCGAAGTCGTTGTTGCCATCGATCTCGAAGCCATAGTCCATCAACTCCTCGAGCCCCTTGGGCACCTGCGTAAAGCTCAGACCACCGCTGCCGTTGCGATCGGCGTTGGAGCGAGAATTCTTGCTGGCACTGACTTGTTCATCGAGGGCGATGGTCAGAATGTCGCCCACAGCACGCGGCCGGCGATCCTCGAACAGCGGCTGATAGCCACGCGCCTTCTGGAAGATCGAACCGTTGGCCACCGGTTCGGGACGATCGGCAATGGTGATCTGCTCCTGCTCCCCCACCACTGATGCCTTGGGTATCTGGGCACAGCCCGCCAGGGTCGACAGCAGGGCCACGCCCAACAGGGCCAGGCAGCGCAATGATCGAGAGAATGTGGGGCAAGCAGACATCAACGTCTCCGCAGCGATCTTGTTTCAGGAGTTCAGGAGCCAGACAACCGCAGTACGAGCGAACCAGGCGACCGTCACCATCCGCTTATAATTGGGCAAGGCGTGCCAACATCTCATCGCTGGTCTGCACCGCCTTGCTGTTGATCTCGTAGGCGCGCTGGGTCTCGATCATGCTGACCATTTCCTCAACCACGTTGACGTTTGAGGTCTCGACATAGCCCTGCATCAGGCGACCGGCACCATCCATGCTCGGCATGCCCATGTTGGCGGGACCGGAAGACGCCGTTTCGATATAGAGATTGCCGCCGATGGCCTGCAAACCGGTGGGGTTGATGAAGGTACTCAGCGTGATCTGGCCGACTTCATTGGTGGCACTGGTGCCTGGCTCGGTCACCGAGACGATGCCATCCTCGCCGATGGATACTGACAGGGCGTTATCGGGAATGATGATCGCCGGTTCCAGCGGGTAACCGTTGGCGGTGACCATCTGGCCGTTCTCGTCGAGCTGGAAGCTGCCATCACGGGTGTAGGAATAGCTGCCATCCGGCATCACCACCTGAAAGAAGCCCTTGCCGTTGATCGCCAGATCACGCGAGTTCTCGGTAGCCTGCAGGCTGCCCTGAGTATGCAGACGCTCGGTGGCTACCGGACGCGCACCGGTACCGACCTGCATCCCGGACGGCAATCGGTCCTGGACATTGTTCTGGGCACCGGGCTGACGCAGGTTCTGGTACAGCAGATCCTCGAATACCGCCCGCGATTGCTTGAAGCCATTGGTGGAAACGTTGGCGAGGTTATTGGAGATCACATCCAGCTTGACCTGCTGGGACTCCAGGCCGGTCTTGGCGGTCCATAGTGACTTGATCATTGGGGTTCCTTATCAGCTCAGCGAGAGCAGGCTATTGGCCTGCTGAGCGCTCTCGTCAGCAGTGGTGATCATGCGGGTCTGCAGCTCATAACGCCGGGCGACATCGATCATCTGCACCATCGAGTCCACCGCGCTGACGTTACTGCCTTCCAGCGCGCCACTGACGATGCTCACTTGCTCGGATGCGGGCAGTGGTTGCACCACACCATTGGCATTGGCGGGCGCCCGGAACAGGCCATCGACACCGCGTACCAGCCCACCATCGCCGGGCGCGACCAGCTTGAGACGGCCGATCTCGGCCAGCGCATCAGGCCCCTGACCCTTGCCGATGCCACTGATAGTGCCGTCGGCACCCATCGACAGCTCAGCCTCGAGCGGCACCTGAATTGGCCCGCCCTCACCGATGACCGGGCGGCCGTTGGACATCAGCAGGCCATTGCCATCCACCTGCAGATCGCCGCGTCGGGTATAGGCCTCTGTGCCATCTGCGGCCTGGACGGCCAGAAAGCCGTCACCGTCGATGGCCACATCAAGCGTGCGGCCTGTCCGCGTAATGGGACCGGGAGTGAAATCCGCGCCAGGGGTCGAGGCCGCCACCGAGACGCGGGTATCGAGACGAGCCTCGCCCTGTACCGGCACCGCGCGCATCGCATGCAGCTGAGCGCGAAAGCCCGTGGTCGAGACGTTGGCCAGGTTGTGGCTGACCACCGCCTGCTGTTCGAGAGTCTGCCGCGCGCCGCTCATCGCGGTATAAAGCATTCGATCCATGGCTCGGAGTTCCTGAAGTCATCAACAATCGATCATCAACACCCGGTCATCCGTGATCAGCGCAGATTGATGGCAGTCTGCAGCACTTCATCCTGGGTCTTGATGGTCTGCGAGTTGGCCTGATAGGCACGTTGGGTGACGATCATGTTGACCAGCTCACGGGCCATATCGACGTTGGAGGTTTCCACCGTGCCGGCCTCGATACCGCCAAGCATGCCGGTACCGGCTGCACCGACCATTTCCTGTCCAGAGGCGTCGGTTGCCACCCAGGCATTGTCACCGGTCGGCTTGAGACCTTCCGGATTACGGAAGTTGGCCAGCGCGATCTGCCCCGCAGGACGCGACTGTTCGTTGGCGTAGTTGCGCATCACGGTGCCATCGTCCTCGATGGTGATGCCGACCAGAGCGCCGGAGGTGTAGCCATTCTGAAGCAGGGAACTGGTACTGGCGTTGTTGCCGAACTGGGTGGAACCCGTCACGTCGAGCGACAGGCTCATATCGGCGGGAGCGCCGTCCAGGAAGTCCGCGCTGGCGAAATCAAGCTGGAACTTGCCATCAGCGGGTGTCACCAGTTGGCCATTCTGATTGAACTGCAGGGCCATGGGCTGATCCAGCACCTTGCCATCCATCGCGGCGGTGGCCTGCCATGCATTGGCGCCGGTCTTCTCGTAATAGATGGTGACGTTGCGCGCATTGCCCAGCGAGTCGTAGGTGGTGAAGTTGTTGGAGTAGTGGTAATCAACCTCGGCGTTGGCACCGGCCGTGTCGGACAGGGTTACGCTGTTGAGTTCTTCACCCGCTTCGGTACGCGAGTCCAGATTGAAGGTCGTGTTGACTTCAGTCGTG
This Halomonas huangheensis DNA region includes the following protein-coding sequences:
- a CDS encoding flagellar basal body rod protein FlgF — translated: MDRMLYTAMSGARQTLEQQAVVSHNLANVSTTGFRAQLHAMRAVPVQGEARLDTRVSVAASTPGADFTPGPITRTGRTLDVAIDGDGFLAVQAADGTEAYTRRGDLQVDGNGLLMSNGRPVIGEGGPIQVPLEAELSMGADGTISGIGKGQGPDALAEIGRLKLVAPGDGGLVRGVDGLFRAPANANGVVQPLPASEQVSIVSGALEGSNVSAVDSMVQMIDVARRYELQTRMITTADESAQQANSLLSLS
- the flgJ gene encoding flagellar assembly peptidoglycan hydrolase FlgJ; translated protein: MSVSNSFSGGLSASALSGASLASGATGQAGFALDMQGLQRLKSSARNHEGAAAEEAARQFEALFIDMMMKSMREATPSAGLTDSRETQFYQSLLDKQWSQTMASRGIGLADQLLEQLGAPKASTRAEHIEQLIAGIPRGTPRPLDNALRTDVSSDDDVAMPDSFLDELGAISEDLDPQQASARIAGSGAGEAPQHVREFVARLSEPAEAASRTSGVPAELILAQAALETGWGRREIATANGGNSYNLFGIKAGSSWQGPTTRITTHEVADGQRYRIQDDFRVYGSFEEAFTDYARLISDNPRYASVATADSPSAAAQALQRGGYATDPAYAAKLIAVMNTMGPLPGAVEDSATAVARQQSSTAVESELVARVDTVDPTAIF
- a CDS encoding flagellar basal body P-ring protein FlgI; protein product: MLVLLVSLMLFSAVARAEQVRDLAAFAGVRDNQLVGYGLVVGLDGTGDQTMQAPFTGQSLNNMLSQLGITVPPGTNMQLRNIAAVMVTADMPPFSRPGQRLDVVVSSVGNARSLRGGTLLMTPLKGADGDVYALAQGNLLINGASAQSAGSSVQTSHQASGRIAGGAMVEQSVPLSLGDRDGVLELHLDSADFGTVERMVNAINAEFNYPVASALNGGVISLNGPTNANSRVNFMARVESVQVSPMPASPRVVLNSRTGSIVLNGAVTLRRAAVAHGGLSIVIDTAFGVSQPAPFSDGETTVVPDSDISIDEDEGTLHIVEGASLLDVVDALNALGATPNDLMSILEALKAAGSLRAELEVI
- the flgG gene encoding flagellar basal-body rod protein FlgG: MIKSLWTAKTGLESQQVKLDVISNNLANVSTNGFKQSRAVFEDLLYQNLRQPGAQNNVQDRLPSGMQVGTGARPVATERLHTQGSLQATENSRDLAINGKGFFQVVMPDGSYSYTRDGSFQLDENGQMVTANGYPLEPAIIIPDNALSVSIGEDGIVSVTEPGTSATNEVGQITLSTFINPTGLQAIGGNLYIETASSGPANMGMPSMDGAGRLMQGYVETSNVNVVEEMVSMIETQRAYEINSKAVQTSDEMLARLAQL
- the flgK gene encoding flagellar hook-associated protein FlgK, whose protein sequence is MSMFSIGLSGLNAAQNALSTTSSNISNVYTPGYNRQIAVVGQGSAETSGVQVDDIQRQFNRYVADQLNAATSSTSALEAYQIQINQIDSLLADQDAGLAPLMQNFFSSLEDLAGSPSDPAARQGVIGASDTLSAQFRAFDGYLQDMQEGINGQIHDEVTQINNTAEQLASLNREISLARAKSGEAPNALLDQRDQLVSELSQRLDVELTVQDGKSYQLSLPGGQPLVSGTQSYRLEAVSSPSDPQRMVVGYSDPGGGLRVLNEDAIAGGSLGGLMQFRSETLDRTQNQIGQLAVSLAVSFNEQHAQGTNLDGEPGGTFFEIGNPQVLTNDGNQGGATLSAAFDTDNIADLKATDYTIKVTDADSTPPTLEISRMDSGAVLDASDVSFDEASGELSFGGMTLTFSDTAALENGDRFEVQPVRRGAGSFDSAISDTDEIAAGLGNGSGDNENALAMQKLQDQLLVGGNATFNQSYASLVSDVGNRTNIVKVNLAAQQGLSDQLSAVQQSESGVNLDEEAANLIRYQQYYQANAKVIDTATSVVDTILGLRA
- a CDS encoding flagellar basal body L-ring protein FlgH, with the translated sequence MSACPTFSRSLRCLALLGVALLSTLAGCAQIPKASVVGEQEQITIADRPEPVANGSIFQKARGYQPLFEDRRPRAVGDILTIALDEQVSASKNSRSNADRNGSGGLSFTQVPKGLEELMDYGFEIDGNNDFEGGGGSRANNTFTGTITVSVVEVMNNGNLRVRGEKQIAINQGTEFIRFGGVVNPRTITAQNTVPSTAVADARIEYVGDGYINEAQYMGWMQRFFLNVSPF